A genomic segment from Brienomyrus brachyistius isolate T26 chromosome 9, BBRACH_0.4, whole genome shotgun sequence encodes:
- the LOC125749503 gene encoding V-set and immunoglobulin domain-containing protein 10-like, which translates to MAFERTMPIDHGQTLRRVCWGIFITLLLADSADCVLSVTVPSPPTVIAKAGSNVILNVSFAGAQNPIIEWSVGQLPIVTWTSPNPPDIAPNYLGVVSLMPNGSLVFSNVQKNYSATYTVSVMKIGLLPATGKITLQVFAQPVCLIQSANTNLNYTCQTPGDAISMLSFPDLNQTLTMSGSLSLVVPASKNLNGRSIFCVAKQINITQSCSVTAEAPQGVAPTVSSTVSNGNLLVTITCAIGSVPAASITWSKGSQVLSDGGQYQISSDTTQLNITSFNLTTSDLSTYTCNGSNPLGSQKNSIPLIGPTISDSSLISNAAGTMVTLTWNVPLTSVFTGFNIQMEGPALQPSNGTNQTTGGLQTIAVMPSSARSKQISGLDPKSNYWFWIVPLAGSAIGPPSQNYSVGPGQGLSRAAILGLAIGIPCGFLLLLIIIALIILCVVCCRRRRRRPKYPVPRASQKGIPERHLPLPSTGTLSPARMGTAV; encoded by the exons ATGGCATTTGAACGCACGATGCCTATCGACCACGGACAAACCCTTCGACGTGTTTGCTGGGGAATCTTTATCACTTTACTACTTGCAG ATTCTGCAGATTGCGTCCTCAGTGTCACAGTCCCGAGCCCCCCGACGGTCATTGCCAAGGCTGGTAGCAATGTGATTCTGAACGTGTCCTTCGCTGGAGCCCAGAATCCCATAATAGAATGGTCTGTGGGCCAGTTGCCCATCGTGACCTGGACGAGCCCCAATCCCCCAGACATCGCCCCTAATTACTTGGGTGTCGTGTCGCTGATGCCCAATGGATCGCTCGTCTTCAGCAACGTGCAGAAGAATTACAGTGCCACTTACACCGTGAGCGTCATGAAGATTGGTCTTTTACCAGCGACCGGCAAAATCACTCTCCAAGTCTTTG CCCAACCCGTGTGCTTGATTCAGAGCGCAAATACAAATCTGAATTACACCTGTCAGACGCCAGGAGACGCCATTTCAATGCTGTCCTTCCCAGATCTGAACCAGACCCTCACTATGAGTGGGAGCTTAAGCCTTGTAGTCCCAGCAAGTAAAAATCTCAATGGAAGGTCAATATTTTGTGTTGCCAAGCAGATCAACATCACGCAAAGCTGCAGCGTGACAGCTG AAGCCCCTCAAGGCGTTGCGCCTACGGTCTCCAGCACGGTGAGCAATGGGAACCTGCTGGTCACCATCACCTGTGCCATCGGGTCTGTGCCAGCAGCCAGCATCACCTGGTCCAAAGGCTCTCAGGTCCTGTCAGACGGAGGGCAGTATCAGATCAGCAGTGACACCACGCAGCTGAACATCACCAGCTTCAACCTGACCACGTCTGACCTCAGCACTTATACCTGCAATGGCAGCAACCCTCTTGGAAGCCAAAAGAACAGCATTCCACTGATAG GTCCCACAATCTCAGATTCCAGCCTTATCTCCAATGCAGCAGGTACCATGGTAACGCTGACCTGGAACGTCCCCCTCACCTCTGTCTTcacag GCTTTAATATCCAGATGGAGGGACCTGCTCTCCAGCCCAGCAATGGAACAAACCAGACTACAGGAGGTTTACAAACTATAGCGGTGATGCCAAGCAGCGCCCGGAGCAAACAGATCTCTGGGCTTGACCCCAAGTCCAACTACTGGTTCTGGATCGTCCCTTTGGCAGGCAGTGCCATCGGGCCGCCTTCACAAAACTACAGTGTCGGACCAG GCCAGGGACTGAGCAGGGCGGCCATCCTGGGCCTCGCTATCGGAATCCCCTGCggtttcctcctcctcctcatcatcatcgCTCTCATCATCCTCTGTGTTGTCTGCTGCAGACGGAGAC GCCGACGGCCTAAGTATCCTGTCCCCAGGGCTTCTCAGAAG GGAATCCCCGAGCGACATTTACCCCTCCCTTCCACAGGGACGCTTTCCCCTGCGCGGATGGGCACGgctgtttaa
- the rrp15 gene encoding RRP15-like protein has protein sequence MASLLEVTHVSLDEHSDALDGTGDSDDESNDGASESEQAEDSEKTNNNAGWADAMAKILSKKTSEDKPSILAKNKDLDKVKEKEKKERLERKKQLDKKRAWEMLCREKPDVVRDRETERNLQRVATRGVVQLFNAVRKHQKHIDDKITEVGGSERKRAKLLSSVSKKDFIDVLRGTETGAVPASQKQVAATKPEEKPSWSILRDDFMMGASMKDWDKESEEGGEGDQEGVQKGSVDYNSESD, from the exons ATGGCGTCGTTGTTGGAAGTAACACATGTGAGCTTGGACGAACATAGCg ATGCTCTAGACGGTACAGGAGATTCCGACGATGAGAGCAATGATGGGGCGAGCGAAAGCGAGCAGGCGGAGGACTCGGAGAAAACCAATAATAATGCGGGATGGGCGGACGCCATGGCTAAGATTCTTAGCAAGAAAACTTCAGAGGACAAACCGAGTATCTTAGCGAAAAATAAAGACTTGGATAAAGTgaaggagaaggagaagaaggagCGACTGGAAAGGAAGAAGCAG CTGGATAAGAAGCGGGCCTGGGAGATGCTCTGCCGGGAGAAACCGGATGTGGTGCGAGACCGAGAAACCGAGAGGAACCTGCAACGGGTTGCCACCAG GGGTGTGGTCCAGCTGTTCAATGCTGTGAGGAAACACCAGAAACACATCGACGACAAAATAACGGAAGTCGGCGGGTCGGAGAGAAAGCGGGCCAAGCTCCTGTCCTCAGTCTCCAAGAAAGACTTTATCGATGTTCTGCGTGGGACGGAAACTGGTGCCGTTCCTGCATCACAGAAGCAGGTG gctgccaccaAGCCAGAGGAGAAGCCCTCGTGGAGCATTTTGCGGGACGACTTCATGATGGGGGCATCCATGAAGGACTGGGACAAGGAGAGTGAAGAGGGAGGTGAAGGGGATCAGGAGGGTGTACAGAAAGGCAGTGTGGACTACAACAGCGAATCGGACTGA